The DNA region CAGCATTGCCCGCCACATCCACCAGAGGAATCTCGGCCGTGGTAACAGCCGTGGGCTTCTGACCGGCTTCCATAGCCTTGCGGATATTCTCGAGCCAGGAATAGATCGGAAACTTAACCAGCAAATTGTTATTTACGCTCAGCATCTCGAACCCCGGGTGAAAACCCTTCTGGATGTTGGCTGTTTCGGTTCTGTTGTGTATGCCCTGCACATACGATTCCTGGATCAGTGCCCGGATAACGGCGGCATCGTCGGATTGCGCAAAACCTGTTGCTGCCAGCAACAGCATGATAACGGCAAGCAAAGTGTTTTTCATAGTTTCGATAAATTAAAATGTATTTTACTGGTATTTAAGTGCTTCCACAGGATTGAGCTGCGACGCCCTGAAAGCCTGAACCACTACACTGAAAAATGCCACCACCCAGGTAAGGAGGGTGGCCAGCATAAATTCTGCCACACTTAAGTCCACATGATAGGCAAATCCCTGCAGCCACCGGTTCATCATCCACCAGGCCAAAGGCCAGGCTATGAGGGCTGCAATGAGCACCCATCGGGTGAATTCGACGAGCAGCATGCGCACAATATAGCCGTTGCTGGCGCCAAGTATCTTGCGAATGCCCAACTCGCGGGTGCGGCTCTCAATGGTGTGCGTGGACAAGCCAAACAAGCCCAGGGCTGCAATAAGCAGAGCCAGCATACTGAAAATAGTATATACCTTACCCACAGTCTCTTCTCCTGAATACATGCTGCCTATCTGGGTATCCATGGTCGTAAACTCGAATGGTTGTCCGCTGTCCATTTCATCCCACAGACTGCGCACCCTGTCGAGCACGTCAGGCATATGGCCCCGTTCCACGTTGATGGCCATGCGGTTCATCCAATACCCCCTGCGCAGAAGGATGGCGATGGGATTCACCTTTTTGCGCAACGATTCGTAGTGAAAATCGTCCACCACACCCACAATTCGAAACGACTGGCTTTTGGTGTTCAGCGCGCCGTGAAGCTCGATCCGTTCTTTTGTCCAGTCCGTGATCTGCAATTGCTCCAGTGCGGCCCGGTTGATCACAATAGCCGCAGTGTCGGATGGTTCGTCGGGACTAAACCACCTTCCTTCCATGAGTCGCAGTTTCAGGGCATCGGCCAGGTGATAATCGGCCATCATGACCGCCATCAGCCTGACCTGGTCCACTGGGCGGCCTTCTATTCCCACACTGTTGGTGGAATGCTCGTCGCCGGGAAGATTCAGGGCATAACCTGCCTCAACTACCCCCTCCACCTGCTTTACTTTTTCCCGGAATTCATCAATACGCTCTCCCAGGCCATGCACCCTTTTGATCACCAGGACATCATGCAACTGAAAGCCCAGGTCTTTACTATGCACGAACTCAAGTTGCCGGTAAACCACAAATGAAGATATCATCAGCAGGATGGCTGACGAAAACTGAAACACAACGAGCAACCTTCGCAATCCGCCCATTCCCGAACGGGGCAACAACTGCCCTTTAAGCACCTGTGCCGGCTCGAATGCCGAGAGGTAAAGCGACGGATAAATGCCGGCAGCCAGTGTGCAAAGTGCAACCATGGCCACCATCACCAGCGGAAAATAACCCCCGAACAGCATGGTCACCCTGAGTTCTTTTGCAGCTATGTTGTTGAACCAGGGCAGGGCAAGCTCTACCATCAACAAGGCAAGTGCCAGTGCCAGAAGCAGATACAAAAATGTCTCGAACAAAAACTGCCAAACCAGCTCGGTGCGGTACGAACCCATCACCTTGCGTATGCCTACCTCGCGTGAGCGTGCAGCGGCCTTGGCTGTGGACAGATTCATAAAATTGATGCACGCCAGCAGCAAAATGATAAGCGCGATGGCCGAAAACAGCCACACCCGCGCCAGGTTGCCATTGCGCCGGAGCTCGCCATCGAGGTTGGAATGCAGATGGATATCAGCCAATGGTTGAAGTTCGTAGCGATACACCTGCCCGGTTGCCGCAAATTGCTCCAGATCAAGGCCAAGGCTCAATACGATTTCATCTTTGATGTGACGCATCAGGAAGGCATCCAGGCTATCGCTGATGTGCTGAATACCGGCACCCTCGCGCAGCTTGAAATAGGTGAGCGATCCCTGCATCAGCCAGCTTTGCTGCGCATGGTAAGGGATGCTCGTCATCGAGACCACCATATTGAACCGCATATGGCTGTTCGGAGGCGGATCGGCCATAATTCCGGTGACCGTATAGCGGTGCATCTCGTTTTCAATCAATACCTTGCCCATCGGGTCCTCGTCGCCAAACCACCGACGCGCTGCCGACTGGGTGAGCACAATGCTTTTTGGTCGGGTCAGCG from Bacteroidota bacterium includes:
- a CDS encoding nuclear transport factor 2 family protein; its protein translation is MKNTLLAVIMLLLAATGFAQSDDAAVIRALIQESYVQGIHNRTETANIQKGFHPGFEMLSVNNNLLVKFPIYSWLENIRKAMEAGQKPTAVTTAEIPLVDVAGNAAVARVELFRDGKHIFTDYMTLYRFDEGWKIVSKIFYRIPD
- a CDS encoding ABC transporter permease; amino-acid sequence: MLKHFLMIGNRLMLRRKVFSFINTLGLATGLASCLIILLWVADELSYDKFHEGYDRIYRVTVNGKFNGLNFRTVYTPAPLPGALLNDFPEIEYATRLMIRPQHSLRRQEVQQSLIEDYFAYADSSFFDVFSYKLLAGDPKKALTRPKSIVLTQSAARRWFGDEDPMGKVLIENEMHRYTVTGIMADPPPNSHMRFNMVVSMTSIPYHAQQSWLMQGSLTYFKLREGAGIQHISDSLDAFLMRHIKDEIVLSLGLDLEQFAATGQVYRYELQPLADIHLHSNLDGELRRNGNLARVWLFSAIALIILLLACINFMNLSTAKAAARSREVGIRKVMGSYRTELVWQFLFETFLYLLLALALALLMVELALPWFNNIAAKELRVTMLFGGYFPLVMVAMVALCTLAAGIYPSLYLSAFEPAQVLKGQLLPRSGMGGLRRLLVVFQFSSAILLMISSFVVYRQLEFVHSKDLGFQLHDVLVIKRVHGLGERIDEFREKVKQVEGVVEAGYALNLPGDEHSTNSVGIEGRPVDQVRLMAVMMADYHLADALKLRLMEGRWFSPDEPSDTAAIVINRAALEQLQITDWTKERIELHGALNTKSQSFRIVGVVDDFHYESLRKKVNPIAILLRRGYWMNRMAINVERGHMPDVLDRVRSLWDEMDSGQPFEFTTMDTQIGSMYSGEETVGKVYTIFSMLALLIAALGLFGLSTHTIESRTRELGIRKILGASNGYIVRMLLVEFTRWVLIAALIAWPLAWWMMNRWLQGFAYHVDLSVAEFMLATLLTWVVAFFSVVVQAFRASQLNPVEALKYQ